The genomic region CCTGCGTATACGTTTCTACAAAAAAGTAGATACAGATTGTGAAAAGTCCATACTACCCTAGATTCTAAGAACAAATTGTGGCATGCACATCTGGTCCGTGCAGTGAAGCTAATCCTCACTAGTGAGAGAGAATTTAATCTGAATAAAATTCTTCATGATCGAAGTAAGGTTAGCCATGAGATCGCAAAGTTTGCTAAACTTTTTTTCTCCCCAGATCGTGTGCATGATCAATTTTTTGACTGTGCTACACAATCTATTCTTATTCAAGGGATGCACAAAAGAAATCGTAACTTAACAGACTTTTTGCTCATCATTTTCTTGTTCTTGAGTACAAAGCTTGAACAGGCGCGATTCAGATAGAGTGTGTACAGTGATGTCTTCTTAGCTATTTATCTAAAGTTAAAAGGCTAGCTTAAACCTTGTTTTTTTATGAATCTTCTACATGTTTATTTATACGAAAAGCTGTGAATTAACTAGTTCATTTGCTTTTGTTCTTACTTCTCTTAGCTGCGTCTCATACGTAATCTAATTACAAAAAGTATGGCATTTCACTTATCTAGTGAACAGGAGGAAATATAACCCTGAAAGCACATATATTGTGAACTATATTCGCTTTCACTTATCTAGTCAATACGGAGGAAATATAACTACCACATAATTCACATGTTTTCAATAGTAAAAGAAGAGCAGCAAACTGGTATGGTTTTATGGCTGCTCTTATTTGTAGCAGTGTGTTTTACGACCAAAAATTTAAGTGTGCACCAATTGGGTGAAGACCTCATTGGTCCACATCTCTTTGCAGTTTATTCTAAAATCTCAGCTCGTCGGCAAGACACAACGAAATTTTAGCAAAGAATGTGGCACCTCATGACTTCTCACGCGAACTGACACAACAACATTTCAAATGGTCCAGAGCTATATTTAACAAGGCAGAGTGAACGATAGCCAGAACTTCAGTTAATTAAGTATATCGCATGGTAAGTGTGATGCTGCAGAATTGTGTGACTCTTGACTCATGAGAAGTAACAATAACAAGCATTACCAACTGGCAATAAATTGTCATATGTCATATGTCAAATTGCATGGCGCTACTTGTGTGAGAACTAAAGCAACACCAATCTGAATAATCAAGATTAGCAAGTCCAAAATTCCATTTAATTAATCTCCCTGGTATCAGAGTACAACAACATATGGCATACAAGCGAGAGGGTTGAATGTAAGAATGATCTCATGAAAATAGAAAGCTACCAACAACCACAAAAGTAACTAAAAGTATATTATTTTACAAGAACATCTCTAGACCTTGCTCGTGGATATATTTAATTCCTCTTTTGGGGCCATGTGTTTGTTCATGTTGCACACTCTCACAAGCTCTTCAAGTTTTCAACACAAAGAGATTGCTACGCTACATCTAGATACATAAAGCCCAAAGTGGTTTATGCAGGCTGGTCTCATTTTACTGCTGGAAGCCATGAAATGTGCGACAGTTCGCAAGAAAATGAGAAATGCTAGCTCAAAATTTGCACAACAACATCACCCATAAAGCCACACTCCTAAACTTTCTCCATGGGTGCTCACTTTGCCACAAAATCCAAGCTGCCTCTTTTTCCCTAACCATAGAAGAGTGTTTGTTCATTCTGACACTCAAATGCCATACACCAAGGTCCAAGGGTTACAGCTTGCTACGCCGCATTTAGATATATGACGCCCTGGCACTAGTTGGTGTACATCCGCTCTCATTAAGAGCAGTGTGTTTTATGTTCGAACTTTGAAGTGTATGCCAATGAAGCGGAGGGTAGACGGTGTATCGACATCTCCTTGCAGTTTCTTCCAAAATCTCAGCTCACGATGAGACACAACAAAAGTTCAGCAAACAATGTAGCACCTCCTGACCTGATAACTGGCGCAAGGAAAGCGAATACCAGCATAGCCAACGGATCATATATAACAAGGAAGAGTGAGCGATGGCTAAAACAATCACATGATAAGCATGATGCTTTGGAATTGTGTGACTCGTGCCTCATGTGGTGTAACAGTAACAAGCATGACCAATTGACCATAATGCAACAATGACATGAAGGAAGTCATCATATGTGAAATTGCAGTGCGCAAGTTGTGCGATCACTAAGGCCACAACAATTGGAATAGTCAAGCTTAGCAAGTCCGAGAATTCAGTTAATTGTACTCCCTAACATCAAAGATGTTTCTCAATCAAGTTCGGTTATCTCCAAGACAAGCTAAAGGCCTTCACTTCATCCAAATAATGCACCTATATGAGCACCATAACAACTACTGTGAATATGTAGATTTGTATAAGATGGACTTTTAAGCAACACTATTTGCCCCAATTGAAATTCACATTACCTCATCTGCTATGCACAGCTGTGGTGACAGAAAAACCAATGCAATGGCTTTTCATTCCGTCATTTTGCTGCTCTTGAGAGTAAGCATTGCTGGTAAGTTGTTTGAAAGCTTTGCTCAGAAATAAGTTGTACAGTACTATGCATTGCTGCCATTTTATACCATTCAGTGACAACGATGCAAAGTGTGACTGACATGATAATTTACTCTACCATTTCACTAGAATTAGAGTGAGTTCTCTGAATTTGTTCAGTTATCAACGTCAAACAACGACTTTGTTCACTTGTCTCTCCATGGAACACAACATGGGATGCAGACAAGAACACAACATGGGAGTTCTGAAAATTTTCAGTTATCAACTTCACTCGACGAGTTTCTTGAGTTATCTCCCTGAATTCTGAAGCAATTATGCACCatgattttcttactttttctCTGCATGGAACACAACTTGGGATTCAGACAAgaacaaacttggcatcaaaaCACGAACatttcagaccatacaaagattaTATACAACATGGAGGATGGATAAAACAGTCTTCTGATTCCATTTTATTTGTGACTCTCAACAAAGATTTCAGGCTTGAAAGTGATGATTGAATGCAAACATGATCTCAAGAAAACCGAAATCTGCCAATTAACAACCACTGAAGTAACTAAAAGTAAATTGAAAGTATTCTATTATAAGAACATCTAGCAACTTTCCTTGTGTGGATCTTTACTTCCTCTTTCCCACCAATGGTAAAAAAGAGTTTGCTGATACATTTACATACATCAAGCCCAAAGTGGTTTATGTGGGTTGCTCTCATTTTACAATTGAAAAGTTGTGAACTCTACAGCAGTTCACTAGAAAATGTGAAATGCGCTCTGAACAGGCATGTCACAGGCAACAGCTATACAAGCGATCCTTACTATCTCTTTTTCGCCGATCATTGAGTGTCGTTTCCTGGTTCTGCACACTCATTCATACACTTAAGATGCCATACACCAACGGTTACGGCTTGCTACACTGCATTTGCATACAACATGCCCAAACTGGTGTATGACTGGTCTCATTTGGAGTAGTGTGTTTTATGCCCGAAATTGTAAGTGTGCACCACTGCGGGGTAGAGTGGATTGTTGGTCCACGTCTCCTTGCAGTTTCTTCTAAAATCTCAGCTTATCGGTGAGACACGACAAAAGTTCAGCAAGGAATGTGGCACCTCATGTCTTCTCACATTCTCACCTGACAACAAACTGTGAGCAGCATTGCAAATGGTCTAGAGATGTTATATACTGTATAAGATATATAAAGAAGGCAGAGTGAGCGAGGGCCAGAACTTCCGTTAAATAAATCACACAGTAAGCATGATGCTTCGGAATGGTGTGACTCATGGCTCATGAGGTGCAACCATAACAAGCATGATGCTTCGGAATGATGTGAGTCATGGCTCAACAAGGGCATGAAGGAAGTTGTCATATGTGAAATTGCAGGGCGCTACTTATGTGAGCAGAGCACTAAGACAACAACAATTGGAATAATCAAGATTAGCAAGTCCAAAAATTCAGTTAAGTAAGCTCCCCATAACAACCAGTGTGAATATTTAAATTTGTATGGGATGGGATTTTAAGAAACACAATTGGCCCCAATTGATACTCCCATTACCACATCTGCTATGCACAGCGGTGGTAGCAGAAGGATCAACGCAGTGTGGCTTTTCATTCTGTCATTTCCCTGCCCTTGAGTGAGCATTTTTGGGAAGTTGTTTGGAAGCTTAGTTTAGAAGCAAGTTGTAACATGCATTGCAGCCATTTTACACCTCACTGACATCAATGTAAAGTGTGACAGGCATAATAATTTACATAATTTATTTACTCTACCAATTCGCTAGAACTAGAGTGAGTTCTCTGAATTTTTTCAATCAACGAGCTTGTTCAGTTATCTCTCTGAATTCTGAAACAATTGATTTTCTTACCTTTTCTCTTCATGGAACACAACATGGGATACAGACAAGAACAAACATCCCATCGAAAACTAACATTTCAGATGATACAAAGATTGTATACAACATGGAGGATGAAAGAAATAGTCTGTTGATTCCACTTCGTTTCCAATACTCTGAACAAAGATTACTGGGTTTCATATAACAAGACTGAAGTTCTCCGAATCTGTTCGGTTATCTCTCTGAATTCTGGAACGTTTCAGATGTGATTCCAACAAGAACAAATATCCAAAGTTATACACATTTCAGATGACACAGAAATTATATAAACAACATGAAAGAATTGATGAAATAGTCTACGATTCCAACAGGAACAAATATCCAAAGTTAAAGATATTTTTTATCATCATTTTCTTGTTCTTGAGTGCAAAAGTTGAACGGGCGATTCAGAGATTGTGTGCACATTGGTGTTTTCTTAGTTATTTATCTAAAGTTAAAAGGCTAGCTTGAacctactttagttttgaatctTCTACATACTGATTTATACCGAAAGCTATAAATTAATTAGTTCGCTGGCTTTTGTTCTTACGGTGTGTCATACGAAAGAAAATTATAAAAGTGTGTCGTTTCATTTATTTAGTCAACACGCAGGGAATATAAGCTCTGAAAGCAAATATGTTTTGAACTATCTCTGAGTGCAATTTATTTTAAGAGAAATATTGAAAGTTGTTAAATATGTAGCAGTTCACTAGAAACTATGAATAGTGTCAGAACATGCACAATAACAACAACTATCTTTAAATTTTTTTCTTGAATTGTATTAGCTCATTTTTGCCCACCATTGACTGACGTCTTTTGGTTCCTATTTCTTGAGAGTTCACTGGATGCTATACACCAACGGTTACGGCTTGCTCGCTGCATTCAGATAAATCATGCCCAAACTGATGTATGGCTGCTCTCTTTTGTAGCAGCATATTTTACAACCGAAATTTTAAGTGTCGGCCAGTTGAGTGAAGACTTGATTGGTCGACATCTCGTTGCAGTTTCTTCTAAAATCTTAGCCCGTCGGTGAGACACAACAAAAGTTCAGCAAAGAATGTGGCACCTAATGACATCTCTCCTGAACCCCAACAAAAGGAGCGAGGTGACACAACGGCATTGTAAATGGTCTAGAGATATATAACAAGTCAGAGTGAGCGGCTGCCAAAACTTCAGTTGAATAAATCACACAGTAAGTGTGATGCTTCGGAATGATGTGATCATGGCTCGTGAGGTGCAACAGTAACAACCATGAGTGCATGACCAACAACGCAATGAGGGCATGAAGGAAGTTGTCATATGTCAAATTGCAGGGCGCTACTTATGTGAGTAGAACACCAAGGCGACAGCAATTGGAATAATCAAGATTAGCAAGTCCGAAAAATTCAGTTAAGTTGTTCCTGACTGAATCCGCGCTCTGTTGTTTCTCATATAAATCAGGCTCTGTTATCTCCTAGACAAACTGAAGGCCTTCAGTCCATCCACCATAATAGCTAGTGTGAACATGTAAATTTGTATGAGATGGGATTTTAAGCAACACAATTGGCCCAAATTGATACTCCCATTGCCTCATCAGCTTTGCAGTATGCACAACCGTGGTAACAGAAGGACCAATGCAGCGGCTTTTCATCGCGTCATTTTGCTGCTCTTGACTGAGAACTGCTGGGAAGTTGTTTGGAAGCTTAGTTCAGAAGCAAGTTGTAACATGCATTGCTGCCATTGTACACCTCAGTTATGCAAAGTGTGACTGGCATAATAGTTTAGATAATTTACTCTGCCATTTCACCAGAGCTAGAACGAATTCGCTGAATTTAATTCTACCATTCCAGctgaaaaaaaaaaaaaaaagaagagcgGGTTCTCTGAAATTGTTCAGTTATCGACTGCAGTGAACGAATTTGTTCAGTTATCTCTCTGAATTCTGAAACAATTATGCATACAGGTTTTTATTACTTTTTTCTCTCCATGGGATggacaaacacaaacattttagATGATACAAAGATTTTATATGCAGCATACACGTTGATTCCATTTCCTTTCCGACTCTGAACGGAGATGGTTTCATATAACAAGAGTGAGCTTCTCTGAATCTTTGCAGTTATCTCTCTGAATTCTGGAACACAACACCACATGAGATCCAGACAAGGAAAAAAATATCCAATCCAACACACACATTTCAGTTTCAGATGATCCATTATATACACAACATGGAAGGATTGATGAAATAGTCTATTGATGATTCCATTTCATTTCTGAATCTGAACAAAGATTACAAGTTCCATATAATGGCTGAAAAGAATGTATTAATGCTGTGAAATGtccctgctgcttcttcttctacaAGCAGCTGATTCTTGCAGGGATCCTAGCTCAACAGCCAAAAGAATGAATAATTATTACTACATAGCTAGCTAATAACAATTGAATCTTTTTCTCCTATCATATCACTGTAAATAAACCAAAAGAGAAAAGCTACTAATACATCTTTGTTGATGGTGGTGATGAATGAATGAATGTATAAAATAATTTGGTCAGCTTGTATTATGAACTTATGAACTAATGAATGAATGAGTCTCAGCAAAAGAACCACTGAAAAAGTTCAGTTCTTTCCTCTTCGCTTCACTTGGCCTCCTCCTGTTCAGCTTCAGCTCTGCAGAGAGTGCGAGGCGGTGGTGGACGCGGACACGGTCGCGCTGCCTCCTGCGCCGTCGCCGGCCGGCGCCCACGCCGTCACGGTGTAGAGCGGGGTGTCGAGCCACCGGAGCGTGAGCCCCTCGCCGTCGCCCTGCGGGTGCACGCCGTACTTGCCCGGCGCGAACATCCTCGCGATCATCCGCCCCTGCATCGCCTCCCGGTGGCCGATGCCGGCGCTCCGGAACCCGCCGTCCTCCatgcgccgccgccaccccgcgaaGCTCTCGTGCCGCTCCGACCTGTCGGAGCCCTCGAACGCCACCGCGTTGCGGATCTCCCGCGCGAACATCTCCTCCGCCTTGGCCCTGGCCGCGCTGGCCGGCGGCAGGCCGGCCGCGCCCACCGCGTCGAACGCCGCGGCGTAGTGCTGCAGCGCGCGCGCGAACCGCGCCTCCCACCGCCCGGCGTTCAGCCCCGCCGCCTCGTGCTCGCCGAGGAGCAGGACGGCGGCGCCCGTGCTGCGCACGAGCCCCAGGAAGTCGGACAGCGCGCCACCGGTCTCGTCGCGGAGCAGGCGGTGCGCGGCGAGGACGCAGTTCACGGCGACGCGCTCGCCGCGCTTGACGTGGAGCATCCAGAGGCGCACGTCCTCGAGGCGGTCCACCACGGCGTGGAACTCGAAGGCGAGCCCCAGCCCGGCGGCCACGTGCGCGAGGCGCGCGCCGGTGTCCTGCAGCTCCTGCCTGGACGAGCCGACGCCGGTGATCCGCACGTGCGCCGGCGGCTGCGGCGTCCGCGCCGCCAGGCTCTGCAGGAGGCTCGGCCACTGGAGGCCTTGcttgatgtcgaagtcgatgatgTGGACGCGGTCGTGGCCGTCGAAGGCGCGGAGGAGGCGCTCGTTGAGCGTGAAGTGGAGGAACCTCGGGATCGGGGTGACGCTGTTGAGCACGCGCAGCGCcagggcgtcgtcgtcgtcgtggaaGGCGCCGTCGGTGAGCTCGCGCGGCGGGGTGACGTCGAAGACGTGCGGCCACATGTTGGCCGCGCGGAGCGCGAGCGCCTCGGcgaagcaggcggcgacgcggtgcAGCGGCGTGGGCCCGGACGGCGAGGCCGTCTCGCCGAGCCGCGCCAGGTAGTAGTTGGCGGCGTCGTGCTGGCAGCCGGCGAGGGCCTCGGCGCAGGCGGTGAGCGCGCCCACCAGCTCCAGCGCCTCTCGCTCCGCCTCGGGCACCACGAAGCCCCTCACGCCAGCAGGCTCAACGGGCAGCACGGCCGACGAGCCGCCGTCCGTGCCCGACGAGGACGAGGAGTGGGACGGCGACTTGCTGAACTCCTCCTGCTTGGCCGCGGCCAGCGACGAGGGCCCCGCGGCGGCCGCCATGCCGTGCGGGAAGGCCGCGGCGCTCGGCACAAGAAACACCTTCtgctcctccgccacctcctcctcctcccctcccccctccccggCGGCCACCTGCATCAAGGCCGCCGGCCCTGCAATGGATTGATGGAACCatacctcgtcgccgtcgccgcccatcCGCGTCCGCttggcgcgggcggcgggggcgccgtactcctcctccgcggccgcctcCTCGTGCGCGCGCTTGACGGCCCCGCCCCGCCTCTCCCAGTCGCCGCCGACGGAGGGCTCCGGCTTGGCGCCCCAGGAGACGGCCTGGGTGACCGGCGGCGCCGGGTGCGGCCGGAAGGAGCAGGTGCCGTTGCCTCCCCTGCCGTCGGCGCCCGGGGCGGCGCCGGGGACCGCCGAGTCGCCGCGGCCGGCCCGCTTGGAGAAGCCGCATGGTAGTCGCTGCGCCGTGCTCATCTGATGCCTGGACGACAAGGAGGAGCAGCCCGCCAACATCCCTGAGACAGGACAGGTGTCACCAGCGGATGCAGCAGCGCAATGTAGCTCCTCCTCTGAACTCCTCCGAACTttcttcttcttccacctctgcTCTGGTGATCAcactctctcactcactctcaAATCTCTCTCTGATATGTGGCTACAGCTTGAGCTTCAGTgaatgaatggatggatggatgaatgtGGATCGAAAAACAGGGGAATGTTGGCGTTCTTGGATAGAAGAATTTGTCAGTCCAAAGAAAGAAAACGAGAGAAGAAAAGAAACGAAAAAAAAAAGAATGTAATCTCTGTATTATCTGCTGTATATGCAGGAAAGAATTTGAGTGGTGGAAAGAATGTTTGGACTCTGCAGAAATGCTGCCTAGTACAAAAGAATGAACGAAGAAAGAAAGAATGTCCTATAACATCTACGAAGGAAGAAAGTAAGAAGATGAATCAGAAGCTGCCGGGCACTCTCTGCagagcctcctcgccggcggcgagccccaaCACCTCCATGATATGTTTTCTTCTCCAAGAGAGGTAAAAAAATCAACCGAAGAAGAAGGGGGAAAAAGAAGCGGAGATCCTACAAGAAAAATCTAGGATGGATGCAATGCGATGCAGATCACTATTTGTGTGGTGGGGTGGATGGGTTCTTGTCGCTCACTCTTCTATCCTACACCACACTGTTCTTACCTCCTCGCCATTGACGACCTTCACACCCTCTCACTATCCTATCCCTCTCCTCACTCTCTCTGACTGTGGCTGGCTCTCACTCCTCGTCTGACGATCTCACCTCACCTCCACTCTACTACCTATGGGGGGGAGAAGGAGGAAACGGCCTCGACAGCGAGCGTTGGCGGCGGGAACCCCGAGGCGCCGCGCGATGGGGATCGGACGGCGCAGGGGATGTGACCGTTGCCTCGCTTAGGGTCAATGTGACCGTTGCGGGAGCTGGCCCGGGCTGTCAGCGGGTGCGGGTCACGTGACCTGGCCCGTCCGTTTCCTACCGTTGGGGCGCCCACCACGGGCGGGGCGTGCTGTGGGGTGGTCTGACGCTGCCGCGTGGGCCCCGCGTCAGGCACGGACGCGTCGCGTGGGTTGTACGCCACGCGGGACGGTTGGTTGACGGGGTCGCCGCGTCGTGCCACGTCGGACGCACGGCACGGCCCGCACGCGTGCCTTCCCTTGAATGCTTCCGGTGGAAGGAAGGTCGGCGCAAATGACAAAATACGCAAACGGCTGGCTAATACGTACGTTGAGGAGACAGCGCTGGCGCTTGGATGTACGGACGGCCCGGGTGTGCCCGGCCATGCTTGCTATCCTTTGGCAATGGCACGCATGGAGAAATTCACGAGCGCTCCTCGAATGTCCAAATTCCAGCAGTTTTTGCACGAACATCACGCACACAAGCATCTTGCTTGcagaaaaaattcagaattttttgattttgtttctgTTCTTAGTTTTTATTTTGCCCGGGCACATATGAGCCCAAGAGCAGAAACACCGCTCCCCAGAAAACCCACATAAATCATAGTTTCCGGTCGTGCCTTTTGATGATGCGGATCGAACCTCGAGATGAGGGTTGATCCGCTGTTGCTCCGATCTTTCACGACACAAAACTCCATCGCATCAAGAATTACTTACGAGTTTACGGAGATGTCCACAGACTCACAGAAACAACACGTCAACCCGTACATCTGAAGGAATGCCGTGGACAAATTGTATAGGTTCAGCTTATAACCTCCTACGCCTCGCATCGCAGGAACTCACACGCCAACGTGTGACCGACGGCCGAAACACACACGATGTGTAATTTATCATAAAAATAATCTTATTCAAAATTCATAGAAAGTGGTAGTACATATTTTCCATGGTAAATTTTTGAACCGGAAAAAATGCAATATTCACTTGCCATAGACATGGACATCTTTTGTAGATTTATTTTCCCGTAGAACATTCTTTTTGTAAATGACCCAaaatattgctgtttttttgtacAAAACAGTTTTCGAAACCCTATTTTATATAAATTTGGAACTGTTTAGTCATGAAGATATTCATATATTTGGCATATTAAAGCCCTTTATAGTCAATATAAAATACATTGGCCACAATATTTCTTTTGAGATAAACACAGTAATTTATTTGGGAGCACCTGGAACTCAGCTAGCTGAGATTTGTCTATGGTCTCATTCACATGACATCATCATACATGTTGGCTAGACTTTTTCCTTCTCCTCAGGATTTGCACATGTCGTGTTGTTTTTTTGGGCTTGGCCTTCTGTTCTCCTGTCGCAAGCATACGAGTCCATAAGAGAAGTACTTACGTCTTAGCGGGCTGGCCTATACAACATATTTTTACTTGCCATAACACAGTTATGAGTGTTTTCTTCGCGATCCTAAAAATAGAGTGTTTTCTTCGTTGTTTTTTCAGTTTTTACTCAGTTCTGCAGTAATCACCAGCATGATATCTCTGGCGCACAGGATCTACCCCGGTTTTGTTCCATGCATTATTTATTTATTAAAAATCTATCAAATTGTTTTAAATATGATGGACTTTGCAGTTTGTCTGTGGGGAATCGGTTGCTATTTCTTTGCCCGGGAGGACCATCTCCTAT from Triticum aestivum cultivar Chinese Spring chromosome 4A, IWGSC CS RefSeq v2.1, whole genome shotgun sequence harbors:
- the LOC123088253 gene encoding protein DWARF AND LOW-TILLERING, which encodes MLAGCSSLSSRHQMSTAQRLPCGFSKRAGRGDSAVPGAAPGADGRGGNGTCSFRPHPAPPVTQAVSWGAKPEPSVGGDWERRGGAVKRAHEEAAAEEEYGAPAARAKRTRMGGDGDEVWFHQSIAGPAALMQVAAGEGGGEEEEVAEEQKVFLVPSAAAFPHGMAAAAGPSSLAAAKQEEFSKSPSHSSSSSGTDGGSSAVLPVEPAGVRGFVVPEAEREALELVGALTACAEALAGCQHDAANYYLARLGETASPSGPTPLHRVAACFAEALALRAANMWPHVFDVTPPRELTDGAFHDDDDALALRVLNSVTPIPRFLHFTLNERLLRAFDGHDRVHIIDFDIKQGLQWPSLLQSLAARTPQPPAHVRITGVGSSRQELQDTGARLAHVAAGLGLAFEFHAVVDRLEDVRLWMLHVKRGERVAVNCVLAAHRLLRDETGGALSDFLGLVRSTGAAVLLLGEHEAAGLNAGRWEARFARALQHYAAAFDAVGAAGLPPASAARAKAEEMFAREIRNAVAFEGSDRSERHESFAGWRRRMEDGGFRSAGIGHREAMQGRMIARMFAPGKYGVHPQGDGEGLTLRWLDTPLYTVTAWAPAGDGAGGSATVSASTTASHSLQS